Within the Dehalococcoidia bacterium genome, the region GCGGTGGCAGGCCTCATGTCATGAGCGTGCTCGGCCGCGTCCGTGAAATTCAGCGTTGGCAGCTTCATCGCTATTCCCTGCGCGCCGCCAACGTTGTCATCCGACCAGGCCTCGGCCGTTGGCACTGGCGCGACTTCAGCCGCCACGCCGACTCCTACGCCATCGCCGGCGAGCAGGCCGCCCTAAAGGCCCTGCCCTCCATCCTCGAACTCCTGCGCTCCGGTATCCCTCTGATGGCCGCGGGCAGCCGCCCCGCCCTCCAGCCCGCCTGATCGTCACGTCCGCCATCATTCCCTGGCACCGGTCGCGCCTTGCTCTTCGATACCCCGTCACTGCGCAGCCCGCCCGTCCCGTCCTCCAGCAGAAGAGGGCGCCGGTATCCTTCGAGTGGCCCGCGGGAAGGTGCTGCGGCGGACCCTTCGACCGGCTCAGCGGTCCAGCAAGGCCTGCGCTGCCGAGCGCGGGTCTATCTTCCGCTCGTAGACGCTTTCCGCCGCCGCTTCCAGGTCCTTTCCCGCGCGCTCGACAGCCCTCTCCTCGATGAGCTGACGCATCGCCGTCAGCAGCTGCCGTTTCGCCCGCTCCCGGAGCCGCTCCTCGAGGACGCCGGACGACTCCAGCCACCCGCGGTGCTCCTCGATCGCCTGCAGCAGATCGACCACTCCCTCGCCGCGGCTGGCGACCGTGCGACACACCGGCGCCGGCCGCACGCCGGGCGCCAGGTAGCCCGCCAGCGATTCCAGGTGCATCACCGTCGCGTTAGCCCCCTGCAGGTCGGCCTTATTCACTACGAAAATGTCCGCGATCTCCACGATCCCGGCCTTCATCGCCTGGATGTCGTCGCCAGAGGATGGCGGAAACACCACCAGGGTCGTCAGCGCCGCGGCCGCTACGTCCACCTCGTCCTGTCCGGCTCCCACCGTCTCGATGATGATCACGCCCTTGCCAGCGGCGTCGAGGACGGCCACCACCTCCTGGGTCGCCGGCGCCAGGCCCCCCATCGCGCCCCTGCTGGCCATGCTGCGCACGAATACGCCGGGGTCGCCGGAGAGGTCCTGCATGCGGATGCGGTCGCCCAGGATCGCGCCGCGGGTGAACGGGCTGGTCGGGTCGACGGCGACAATGCCGACTGTCTGTCCGCGCTTCCTGTACTCGCGCGCAAGCGCCGACGTCAGGGTGCTCTTGCCGGAACCGGGAGGCCCGGTGATACCGATCGTGTGCGCGCGTCCCGTGCTGGGATAAAGGAGGCGCATCGCCTCGCGGCCGCCGGGCGTGTCGTTCTCGACCATCGAGAGCACGCGCGCCAGCGCGCGGCGGTCGCCTGCGAGCAGGCGCTCGACCAGGCCGCGAACGGCGCTTTCGTCAGGCAAGAGCCTTGACGTTGTGGCGGACGAACTCGATCATCTCGCGCGTGTCCGAGCCCGGCCCGTAGATAGCCTTGAACCCCAGCGCCTTCAGGGCAGGGATGTCGTCGTCCGGGATGATGCCGCCCGCGATTAGCAGCACGTCGTCGGGCGAGATCCCGCGTTCCCTCAGGGCGTTCACCACCCGCGGGAACAACTCCATGTGCGCCCCCGAGAGGATCGAGAGCCCGATGACGTCGACGTCCTCCTGGAGCGCCGCCTCGGCGATCATCTCCGGGGTCTGCCGTATCCCCGTGTATATGACCTCCATGCCCGCATCGCGGAACGCCCGCGCGATGATCTTCGCCCCCCGGTCGTGACCGTCGAGACCGGGCTTCGCCACCAGCACTCGGATGGGCCTGTCAGGCATCTCTCTTCTCCACCAGCCTTATCGGCACGCCATGACTCGAGGCGGGGTCTATTCTGATCTCGCGCCGGCCGCCCTCACCGAGCTCAACGCCGGACACGTCTACGCCCTTTGCGCGCAGGCCGGCCATCGTCTCGACGACGTCGTCGACCTCGACCACCAGTTCGTACATCCCGTCGCCGCGCGAGGCGACCAACTCGGCTGCCTGCCGTCCCGCTGCCGGCGAAAGGAACCGCAGCAGCACGCCACCGACCGTCGCCTGGCCCTCGCCGGCGCCCAGGTCCAACCTCACGCCGGACGCCTTTGCCCAGGCGGCCGCGGCGCCCTCGAGGTCGCCCGTAAGGATGCTCAGCTCCACCAGCCTCTTCGTCACTTGTCCTCCACGAACAGGAGCTTTGCGCCGCAGACGGACGTGGCAACACCCTCGAAGCCGCCGAGCGAAGCCCGCGCCGTCGCCAGGCCCGCTCCCGCGAGCCTTTGCGCCGCTTTCTGCAGGTCGGCGACGCCAAGCACCGCCGCTTCCCAGCAGTCGGGCTGTCCCTCCGCGGCCGTCCTGCACTCTCCTGCCTGAAGAAGAAGATACGCGTTGCCAAGACTGAAGCGCCACCAGTCCGGCGCCGCCTCCTCCCCCAGCCCAAAGACCTCCCGCCACATTCTCCTGGCGCCCTCGGGTTCGGACGACAACGCCACGACTGCGGCCACCTTCGAGACCGCGGCGGCCGTATCCGCGGCCGGCGCCGCGGGCGGCAGCGCCGACGGTGGTGAGCGGTGCTCGATGAAGAAGCAGCGCGTCCCCCGCGTGGCCTCCGGCGGGATGCGCGCGTTTACCCATTCCCGCGTCGCCCCGCTGTCAAGGTCCACCCCGCTGCCCGGCAGCGGCTCCTCGACCGCCAGGCCCCTCCCTCGCGCCCGGCTCACCTCGCCGGACACGTCCGCGGTCTGCAGGGCGACCGAGAACAAGCCCTCCCCGCGCTCCTTGAGGAACCTCCCCAGCGACCCCGTCCAGGCCTGCGACTGCGCAGTCTCGCTCGCGCCGGCGTCCGGCGCCAGCAGCTCGACATAGGCGTTCTCCAGCCGGAAGAGCACGTTCGCCGTCCCATACGAAGGGTGGCGTCCCCGCCAGGACGGGCGGCGCCCCAGGGCCGCGCCCAGCGCCGCGGCGCTTGCCTGCAGGTCGGCCACAGCGATGATCACGTGGTCCAGGAGAAGG harbors:
- the meaB gene encoding methylmalonyl Co-A mutase-associated GTPase MeaB: MPDESAVRGLVERLLAGDRRALARVLSMVENDTPGGREAMRLLYPSTGRAHTIGITGPPGSGKSTLTSALAREYRKRGQTVGIVAVDPTSPFTRGAILGDRIRMQDLSGDPGVFVRSMASRGAMGGLAPATQEVVAVLDAAGKGVIIIETVGAGQDEVDVAAAALTTLVVFPPSSGDDIQAMKAGIVEIADIFVVNKADLQGANATVMHLESLAGYLAPGVRPAPVCRTVASRGEGVVDLLQAIEEHRGWLESSGVLEERLRERAKRQLLTAMRQLIEERAVERAGKDLEAAAESVYERKIDPRSAAQALLDR
- a CDS encoding cobalamin B12-binding domain-containing protein; its protein translation is MPDRPIRVLVAKPGLDGHDRGAKIIARAFRDAGMEVIYTGIRQTPEMIAEAALQEDVDVIGLSILSGAHMELFPRVVNALRERGISPDDVLLIAGGIIPDDDIPALKALGFKAIYGPGSDTREMIEFVRHNVKALA
- a CDS encoding VOC family protein; this translates as MPLLLDHVIIAVADLQASAAALGAALGRRPSWRGRHPSYGTANVLFRLENAYVELLAPDAGASETAQSQAWTGSLGRFLKERGEGLFSVALQTADVSGEVSRARGRGLAVEEPLPGSGVDLDSGATREWVNARIPPEATRGTRCFFIEHRSPPSALPPAAPAADTAAAVSKVAAVVALSSEPEGARRMWREVFGLGEEAAPDWWRFSLGNAYLLLQAGECRTAAEGQPDCWEAAVLGVADLQKAAQRLAGAGLATARASLGGFEGVATSVCGAKLLFVEDK